The following coding sequences are from one Stigmatopora nigra isolate UIUO_SnigA chromosome 12, RoL_Snig_1.1, whole genome shotgun sequence window:
- the col17a1b gene encoding uncharacterized protein col17a1b yields the protein MASTSGGGGGGGGTSLEKNILTQKSTTTYFSSSSMGVSSGGYSSSSGVYMGGDSIGTGNGVAGYLDAESYGGGGGGGGYTVSSSAGSKRTQGVSAVSSEGKHVGSGRSGGYEGSSSANSSPEFSRKDYGIYCHSRGRSDSRESEIRARLQSASPSAGRWAELDDVKKLLKVRSSSSSPVRASSTSAISGNPKKASVETQTISVTSRASQSVITIGPGNRSDGFHAVDSSAGLLRPGQFDTGAKSSHYEGSLKSGHYSDAGRSDIGVRGVTYETAARSGQYGAGVRSISYDTGVWTGQYNGGAKVGHYDTGVRSLTQHAVPVATHYNGSLRSGHYDGGGVVSSHYGGSLRSGHYDGGVQSSQYSISQKSGIHDGAIRSTEYDSDAPLPGFPWSSATLPSAAGTAAVTTGAGSGYAYRAGANNMSGGATPIGLGANSLSVYGFQNNLAPSSGAAITTSGANANMTSYGVHKNASGVGGAVLGTGVSATTRSQNEDAYKDYMFVNSDKDNARDTETLILAKDSGKQFSRTVGGSLSGDSIQKEKLVTGYVDGAQLKAATGNAYYGSSGVLMKDQGTHAQLRKKGGACGGGWCCCFGDCCSWWKWLLAFLLLFLLLLGLLFGLIALAEDMRKLKNRVDTLESESTIIAARTSRLVAIGDNAFAAGGGGKSGPDIFVFGGGGGSDSSSGTQIGVAVGAGGASAGGAGAAAGGTGGAGDTGGMGVVAGGAADASVGVAGGGGTSAGGAGASGTVIGTNGAIGSGANGGTGTGLAGGSSSDRTTIIIAGGAGAGGTSGTGSIAGAGTSGTGSIAGAGTSGTGSNAGAGAFGGASGSGGSGGSHSSSSHTTSHTSSVIQSGGQGFWTSGTGGYVDAAALHVAIQRMVRGEMQSQAFQAFITATMQGERGLPGPKGDTGQPGFQGAPGPIGHEGPQGPKGQKGGHGEHGLEGPTGLRGREGPAGPRGEPGFGSKGEKGHSGEPGPPGQKGASGLLGAPGPQGFRGEAGSPGLKGDRGIPGIPGPNGEMGPKGSAGQDGSKGSRGDLGSPGHPGLRGAAGPPGDAGPPGLPGNPGQPGLKGDTGDAGRIINAAGAATVHIPGPPGPRGPQGVSGPSGPAGPRGLKGDRGESGSTVRTSESFSSSVAERQFASGGVSSLPGPPGPPGPPGPPGYGRPGPKGDKGDSAVMSSSGTFYTGPPGPPGPSGQKGSTGSPGPRGYQGEPGLPGRPGSLERVSTYTGEHRVQGPPGPPGPPGLPGPQGVKGDTGTPGISSSSRVTAGPPGPPGPPGQPGSFSSSTEMRQYVTEYLSRSRQSGVPGPPGPPGPPGQPGTLSGSIDEISARIVAYLQRSGSSSGISIGVTGLPGPPGPAGPGGALTISGLIAMLQRDEVRRYLSASPGPQGPPGPPGRSGELSNIYTIEEVATYVFNIMNDRGIARGPPGPPGLPGTPGSGGAGGSSYSTVSIDYSALIRNPEFRTWMASSVHQGPPGPPGSPGQPGSPGPQGPPGVSTATVLGAGGRGYSLDELQRYLQGSSFRGLQGPPGPPGPQGPPGSGSTVTYSGTFPRESIRSEVHDYLTTDSIRRALTGPQGPPGPRGLKGERGEPGYVQRHGSHAQSDSQSASQQHQIEVSKLHDTVDYSSVALKVSDYIKNQGLLQDYLVEGPWRTHVRAVQGPPGPPGPPGSPGYSRVIAAYGNVTADLMDFFRNHGTVPGPPGLAGPRGEKGYPGPKGDKGDPGRPGLPGVPGSYTIQIPHRVQKRDTGKEIKREQQERLADAG from the exons ATGGCTAGCAcgagtggaggaggaggaggaggaggtggaaccTCCTTGGAGAAGAACATCTTAACCCAGAAGAGCACCACCACTTACTTCTCTTCAT CGTCGATGGGGGTCAGCAGTGGTGGCTACAGCTCATCCTCGGGGGTTTACATGGGAGGAGACTCCATAGGGACGGGCAACGGCGTGGCTGGATACTTGGATGCTGAAAGTTACGGCGGCggtggaggaggcggcggcTACACGGTCAGCTCTTCGGCTGGCAGCAAGAGAACGCAAGGGGTCTCCGCCGTCTCCTCTGAAGGGAAGCACGTGGGCTCCGGACGTTCCGGAGGTTACGAAG gaaGCTCCAGTGCTAATTCCTCCCCGGAATTCTCCCGCAAAGACTATGGAATTTATT GCCACAGCAGAGGAAGAAGCGACAGCCGAG AAAGCGAAATCCGGGCTCGACTGCAGAGCGCCTCTCCCTCAGCTGGCAGAT GGGCGGAGCTGGATGACGTGAAGAAGCTGCTGAAGGTTCGCTCTAGCAGTTCCAGCCCAGTTCGAGCCTCCAGCACGTCGGCCATTTCGGGAAACCCCAAAAAGGCCAGTGTGGAGACCCAGACCATCTCGGTGACCTCGCGGGCCTCACAGTCTG TGATCACAATTGGCCCCGGCAACAGATCGGACGGCTTCCACGCCGTGGACTCTTCCGCCGGTTTGCTCAGGCCAGGCCAATTTGACACGGGCGCTAAAAGCAGCCATTACGAAGGCAGTCTCAAATCGGGCCACTACAGCGACGCCGGCAGGTCGGATATCGGCGTCAGGGGGGTCACTTACGAAACCGCCGCCCGATCGGGCCAGTACGGCGCCGGCGTCAGATCCATCTCCTACGACACCGGCGTGTGGACTGGACAGTACAACGGCGGCGCCAAAGTCGGACACTACGACACGGGAGTCAGATCCCTGACACAGCACGCCGTTCCCGTCGCCACCCACTACAACGGCAGCCTCCGATCCGGCCACTACGATGGCGGCGGCGTTGTATCGTCCCACTATGGCGGAAGTTTGAGGTCGGGCCATTACGACGGCGGCGTGCAGTCGTCCCAGTACAGCATCAGCCAGAAATCGGGGATCCACGACGGCGCCATCAGGTCCACAGAGTACGACTCGGACGCGCCTCTTCCCGGTTTTCCATGGTCCAGCGCCACCTTGCCTTCCGCCGCCGGGACCGCCGCCGTGACGACCGGCGCCGGTAGCGGTTACGCTTACCGGGCCGGCGCCAATAACATGTCGGGGGGCGCTACGCCAATTGGCCTGGGCGCAAATTCTTTGTCAG TTTACGGCTTTCAGAATAATTTGGCCCCCTCTTCTGGAGCTGCCATCACGACGAGTGGCGCCAATGCCAACATGACAA GTTATGGAGTTCACAAAAATGCGTCTGGTGTGGGCGGGGCTGTCCTTGGTACTGGAGTCTCTGCAA CAACTCGATCCCAGAACGAAGACGCTTACAAGGACTACATGTTCGTGAATTCCGACAAGGACAACGCCAGGGACACGGAGACGCTGATTTTGGCCAAAGACAGCGGCAAGCAGTTCAGCAGGACCGTAGGAG GTTCCCTCTCGGGCGACTCCATCCAGAAAGAGAAGCTGGTTACCGGCTACGTGGACGGCGCTCAGCTCAAAGCGGCAACGGGAAACGCCTACT ATGGATCTTCGGGAGTTTTGATGAAAGATCAAGGCACACATGCAC AGCTCCGTAAAAAAGGGGGAGCTTGTGGAGGTGGTTGGTGCTGCTGCTTTGGCGATTGTTGCTCGTGGTGGAAGTGGTTGCTGGCGTTCTTGCTCCTCTTCTTGCTCCTCCTCGGACTCCTCTTTGGACTCATTGCACTCG CTGAAGACATGAGAAAGCTGAAAAACCGCGTGGACACTCTGGAGAGCGAGTCGACCATCATCGCTGCTCGAACCAGTCGTCTTGTGGCGATTGGCGACAACGCCTTTGCggctggcggcggcggcaaatCTGGCCCGGACATATTCGTTTTTGGCGGAGGAGGAGGCTCGGACTCTAGTTCCGGAACGCAAATCGGCGTCGCTGTTGGCGCTGGGGGTGCTTCTGCTGGGGGTGCGGGTGCCGCTGCTGGAGGAACTGGGGGTGCCGGTGACACTGGTGGCATGGGTGTTGTCGCCGGTGGTGCCGCTGATGCCAGTGTGGGTGTTGCTGGAGGCGGTGGTACTAGTGCCGGCGGTGCTGGAGCTAGCGGTACCGTGATTGGTACTAATGGAGCTATTGGAAGCGGCGCAAATGGTGGAACAGGGACTGGCTTAGCTGGAGGCTCCAGTTCGGACCGTACTACCATTATTATCGCTGGTGGTGCAGGTGCTGGTGGTACCAGCGGAACAGGCTCCATTGCCGGTGCGGGTACAAGTGGAACGGGCTCAATTGCCGGCGCTGGTACCAGTGGAACGGGCTCCAATGCCGGTGCCGGAGCCTTCGGTGGCGCCTCGGGCAGCGGAGGTAGTGGTGGCAGCCACTCCTCCTCAAGCCACACGACCAGCCACACTTCCAGTGTGATCCAAAGTGGCGGTCAGGGCTTCTGGACCAGCGGGACCGGAGGTTATGTGGACGCCGCCGCCCTTCATGTAGCCATCCAGCGGATGGTGAGAGGGGAAATGCAGTCGCAGGCATTCCAAG CTTTTATAACAGCTACCATGCAAGGAGAAAGAGGATTGCCAGGACCTAAAG GTGACACAGGTCAACCCGGATTTCAAG GTGCTCCTGGTCCTATTGGTCACGAGGGTCCTCAAGGTCCAAAGGGACAGAAAGGAGGACATG GTGAACATGGACTAGAAGGTCCTACTGGTTTAAGAGGACGAGAAGGACCTGCTGGACCCAGGGGAGAACCAGGATTTGGTTCCAAAGGTGAAAAAG GTCATTCTGGGGAACCTGGACCCCCAGGTCAAAAAG GTGCTTCTGGGCTCCTTGGAGCACCAG GTCCTCAAGGTTTCCGTGGCGAAGCAGGCTCACCAGGACTTAAAG GTGATCGTGGAATACCTGGTATCCCTGGACCAAATGGCGAAATGGGACCCAAAGGATCCGCAG GACAAGATGGTTCAAAAGGCTCTCGAG GTGATCTGGGAAGTCCTGGTCACCCTGGACTTCGAGGTGCAGCTGGACCGCCAGGAGATGCTGGACCACCAG GACTACCAGGCAATCCAGGGCAACCAGGCCTTAAAG GTGATACAGGGGATGCTGGAAGAATTATTAATGCAG CTGGTGCTGCCACCGTCCATATCCCCGGACCACCTGGGCCTCGTGGACCTCAAGGAGTATCAG GTCCCAGTGGCCCCGCTGGTCCTCGAG GTTTGAAAGGTGACAGAGGAGAATCGGGATCCACTGTTAGGACGTCTGAGAGTTTCAGCTCCAGTGTCGCTGAAA GGCAGTTTGCTTCTGGTGGTGTATCATCTTTACCCGGCCCACCAGGTCCACCTGGGCCACCCGGACCTCCAG GTTATGGAAGACCCGGACCGAAAGGTGACAAAGGAGATTCAGCTGTCATGTCCAGTTCTG GAACTTTCTATACTGGACCGCCAGGACCACCTGGGCCTTCTGGACAAAAAGGATCCACAG GTTCTCCAGGACCGAGAGGCTACCAAG GTGAACCCGGTTTGCCAGGAAGACCAGGAAGTCTTGAGCGAG TGTCCACCTATACCGGAGAGCACCGAGTTCAAGGACCTCCAGGACCACCAGGGCCTCCTGGGCTTCCAGGACCTCAGGGAGTCAAAG GTGACACAGGAACTCCTGGAATTTCCAGTTCTTCTCGAG TTACTGCAGGGCCTCCAGGTCCTCCAGGACCTCCCGGCCAACCCGGTTCTTTCTCTTCCTCCACCGAAATGCGTCAATACGTGACGGAGTACCTAT CAAGAAGCAGACAGTCTGGCGTTCCAGGACCTCCAGGTCCACCTGGGCCTCCTGGACAACCAGGAACTCTTTCAGGTTCCATAGATGAGATCTCTGCTCGAATTGTAGCCTACTTGCAAC GTTCCGGCTCTAGCTCGGGTATTAGCATCGGTGTTACAGGTCTTCCAGGACCTCCTGGTCCTGCTGGACCAGGAGGGGCCTTGACCATTAGTGGTCTCATTGCCATGCTCCAGA GAGACGAAGTGAGGAGATACCTGTCTGCATCGCCAGGTCCTCAAGGACCGCCTGGTCCACCTGGAAGATCAGGAGAGCTATCAAATATTTACACTATTGAGGAGGTAGCAACATACGTCTTCAACATAATGAACG ACAGAGGAATTGCAAGGGGACCTCCTGGCCCACCAGGACTCCCCGGGACTCCAGGATCGGGCGGGGCGGGCGGCTCAAGCTACTCGACGGTTTCAATCGATTACTCGGCGCTGATTAGAA ATCCAGAGTTCCGTACTTGGATGGCTTCCTCCGTGCACCAAGGTCCTCCGGGTCCTCCAGGTAGTCCCGGCCAACCGGGATCCCCTGGTCCTCAGGGACCGCCGGGGGTGTCCACTGCCACCGTATTGGGGGCGGGTGGTCGTGGATACAGCTTGGACGAGCTTCAACGTTACTTGCAAG GCTCTAGCTTCAGAGGTCTCCAAGGCCCTCCCGGACCCCCAGGCCCACAAGGCCCACCCGGCTCCGGCAGCACCGTTACATACAGCGGAACATTCCCTCGGGAGAGCATCCGTTCCGAAGTTCACGACTACTTGACCA CTGACAGCATCAGACGCGCCTTGACCGGACCACAAGGTCCCCCAGGTCCGAGGGGCCTCAAGGGAGAACGTGGAGAGCCGGGTTATGTCCAAAGACATGGCAGCCACGCTCAGAGCGATTCCCAGTCGGCCTCCCAGCAACACCAGATTGAAGTGAGCAAACTACATGACACCGTGGACTACAGCAGTGTCGCCTTGAAAGTCTCCGACTACATCAAGA ACCAAGGTCTGCTGCAGGACTATCTAGTGGAAGGTCCTTGGAGGACACACGTAAGGGCAGTCCAAGGACCTCCAGGTCCACCTGGACCTCCCGGAAGCCCCGGTTATAGTCGGGTGATTGCGGCCTATGGCAATGTCACGGCTGACCTCATGGACTTCTTCAGAA ATCACGGAACTGTTCCTGGTCCTCCTGGACTGGCTGGACCAAGAGGAGAGAAGGGATATCCAGGACCCAAGGGAGATAAAG GTGATCCAGGACGTCCAGGTCTTCCAGGAGTTCCAGGATCGTACACCATCCAAATACCACATCGCGTACAAAAGAGAGATAcag GAAAAGAAATCAAGAGGGAGCAGCAAGAAAGGCTGGCAGATGCTGGCTGA